GTACGCGGTGGCGGGGATCGGCGCCGAGAGCATCCTGATCGGGTCCTCGCCGCGTACCGAGAGGTGGTGGACGCGGGCGCGCGGGGTGAGGCCGTGTTCCGCGACGGCGCGCTCGGAGGCGATGAGCAGGGCCGCGGCTCCGTCGGAGACCTGGGAGGAGCAGGCGGCGGTGATCGTGCCGCCGTCCAGGACCGGCTTCAGTCCGGCCATCTTCTCCAGGGTGGTGTCCCGGCGCGGCCCCTCGTCCGCGGTGACGTCCCCGTACGCGACCGTCTCGCGCGCGAAGCGGCCCTCGTCGATGGCGCGGACCGCCCGCTGGTGGGAGGTGAGGGCGAACTCCTCCATGTCGCGGCGGCTGATGCCCCACTTCTCGGCGATCAGCTGGGCGCCGTGGAACTGGTTGACCGGCTGGTCGCCGTACCGGGCGCGCCAGCCCTCGCTGCCCGCGTAGGGGCCGCCCGTCAGGCCGAGGGGCTCGGCGGCCTGACGCGAGGCGAAGGCGATCGGGATCTGCGTCATGTTCTGGGTGCCGCCCGCGACGACCAGGTCCTGGGTGCCGGAGAGCACTCCCTGGGCGGCGAAGTGCAGGGCCTGCTGGGAGGAGCCGCACTGCCGGTCGATGGTGACGCCGGGGACCTCCTCCGGCAGGCCCGCCGCCAGCCAGCAGGTGCGGGCGACGTCCCCGGCCTGGGGTCCGACCGTGTCGAGGCAGCCGAAGACGACGTCCTCGACGGCCGCCGGGTCGATCCCGCTGCGGGCGACGAGCGCCTTGAGGACGTGTGCGCCGAGGTCGGCGGGGTGGACGGCGCCGAGACCTCCACCGCGCCTGCCGACGGGGGTGCGTACCGCTTCGACGATGTATGCCTCGGCCATGACTGCTGCTCCTCGGGTGGGTTAGGTGCGCAGGGCGATACCGTCCAGCACCATCGAGAGGTACTGGCGTGCGATCTCCTCGGGGCTGTGCTGTCCGCCGGGCCGGTACCAGGAGGCCGCGACCCAGACGGTGTCGCGGACGAAGCGGTACGTGAGGCGGATGTCCAGATCGGCGCGGAAGACCTGGTCGGCGACGCCGCGCTCCAGCGTGCCGAGCCACGCCTTCTCGAACTTCTGCTGCGAGTCGGCGAGATAGCCGAAGCGCGGCTGTGTGGAGAGGTGCTTGGACTCCTTCTGGTAGATGGCGACGGCGGCGCGGTGCCGGTCGATCTCCCGGAAGGACTCGGTGACGAGTGCCTCGATGGTCTCCCTGGGGCCGAGCCCGGCGCCCAGCACCGCGTCGTATCCCTTCCAGAGCTCGTCGAGGAAGGTCGAGAGGATTTCGTCGACC
The Streptomyces sp. NBC_00234 DNA segment above includes these coding regions:
- a CDS encoding acetyl-CoA C-acetyltransferase gives rise to the protein MAEAYIVEAVRTPVGRRGGGLGAVHPADLGAHVLKALVARSGIDPAAVEDVVFGCLDTVGPQAGDVARTCWLAAGLPEEVPGVTIDRQCGSSQQALHFAAQGVLSGTQDLVVAGGTQNMTQIPIAFASRQAAEPLGLTGGPYAGSEGWRARYGDQPVNQFHGAQLIAEKWGISRRDMEEFALTSHQRAVRAIDEGRFARETVAYGDVTADEGPRRDTTLEKMAGLKPVLDGGTITAACSSQVSDGAAALLIASERAVAEHGLTPRARVHHLSVRGEDPIRMLSAPIPATAYALKKAGMTIDDMDLVEINEAFAPVVLAWLKETGADPGRVNVNGGAIALGHPLGATGARLMTTLLHELERTGGRYGLQTMCEGGGQANVTIVERL
- a CDS encoding TetR/AcrR family transcriptional regulator, coding for MPTKKKPQVTPSPARRRELLATAAEVFAAQGYNATTVRKIADEAGMLAGSLYYHFDSKESMVDEILSTFLDELWKGYDAVLGAGLGPRETIEALVTESFREIDRHRAAVAIYQKESKHLSTQPRFGYLADSQQKFEKAWLGTLERGVADQVFRADLDIRLTYRFVRDTVWVAASWYRPGGQHSPEEIARQYLSMVLDGIALRT